The region TACATGACTGATATCTCCCTGCATTATCCATTGAAAGCCATCTTTAATACCAATAACATCAACTCCCTCTACTGCTGCTCTAATAGTTGTAGCACCGATAACACTATTAATGCCTGGTGCCGGTCCTCCACCTACTAATATTGCAAGTTTCTTAGGTGCATAGGTCATTTGTAACTACTCCTGTAAAATTTAATCAGATTATTATAATACTTTAAGCTTAGCAAATTTAAGCATTAATTGTTTAACATTGTTTCCTTCAAAATGAACTGTTGCTTTAGTCATATCTCCAGCTCCGGTAACATCAATAACTTTTCCTAATCCAAATTTATCATGCATTACTCTGCTTCCAATCTTTAGAGTTGTACCATCATTATCAAAACTTTCGTAATCAACTTTTTCAAAATATTCATAATACATTTCTTTTTTTGTTTTACGATTAGCTTTTCGGTTAAACCCGCCATTAAGTTCTTTATAGGTCTTAGGATCAAGTTCATCAATAAATCTTGATCTGCTTTGATAAGCTACTTCGCCAAATCTGTAACGAGATCTTGCATGTGTGATATAAGCTTTTTTCTGTGCACGGGTTAATGCCACATAAAATAATCTTCTTTCTTCACTTACTGATGCGTCTGACAAAAATTTGTTTGCAATAGGAAAAACCTCTTCTTCACATCCGCTGACAAACACGATTGGCCACTCTAAACCTTTTGCAGAGTGAACAGTTAAAAGTGTAACACAATTTTTATCCTCTTTATAATTATCAACATCTGCAATCAGAGAAACTTCCTCCAGAAATTCTTCCAGTTTAGCTTCTGTATTGACTTCAGAAAATTCATTTAAGGAAGCAAGCAGTTGATTAATATTTTCCATACGCTGCAGTGATTCCTGAGTTCCCTCTTCTTTAAACATGCGTATCAGAGCCAGCTCATCAACCATTGCCCTTGTAAGCTCGCCAACTGATAGTTTATCCTTTAATGAAATGTACTTATCTAAAAGTGTTTTGAATTGTTTTACATTTTTCTGAATTCTTTCTTTTATATCAATTACTTCAAACACTCTTCCCATAGTCTGAAATAAAGTAATATTATGTTTTCGTGCAAATGCAATCATACGGACAATTGTAGTACTGCCGATGCCTCTTTGAGGAAAGTTCATAATCCTAAGCAAACTTTCTTCATCATTCTGGTTGGAAATTACTCTTAAATAAGCAACTACATCTTTAACTTCTTTGCGTTTATAAAACTCCAGACCGCCAATAATCGTATAAGGTATTTTTTCTTTTCGGAAAATATCCTCCATTGCCCGAGATTGAGCATTTGTGCGATATAAAATTGCAAAATCTTTAAAGGATATTTTTTTCTTTGAAGCATCCTGCTTGATATATTTAGCAATCTGAGATGCTTCATCTTTTTCATCAGCACACTTAAGAAGCATTACAGGTTCGCCTTCTTCATTCTCAGTCCATAAAGTTTTAGGAACTTGTTCAGCATTATTTTTAATCACAGAATCAGCAGCTTTCAGTATCATCTTTGTAGATCTGTAATTCTGCTCAAGTTTAAATAATTTGAACTTTGGAAAATCCTTTCTGAAATCCTGCATATTGCCAATATTAGCACCTCTCCAGCTATAAATACTTTGTGCATCATCACCAACTACAGAGATCAATCCATTTTTAGATACTAACAGTTTTAACAATTCATACTGGGCTTTATTAGTATCCTGAAACTCATCAACCAGCAGATATTCAAATCGTGATTTATACTTTTGATGAATACTCTTCTTTTCATTAAAAAGCTCTATTGGTTTCAAAAGCAGATCATCAAAATCCATGGCATTAAATTCCACCAAACGCTTCTGATATTCAAAGAATACTTCTGAAATTTTTTCCTCAAGAAATGATTTAACCTGATTTTTCCGGTATTCTTCAGGCGTAATCATATAGTTTTTTAGAAAACTTATTCGATGACGTACTGAGTTTGGTGTAAATTTATCCAGATCAATATTCAGATCTGTCATAATATTCGATACAAGTGAAAGTGAATCAATAGTATCGTATATAGAAAAGTTACTTTTATAATTGATATGTTTTGCTTCAGTTCGCAATATCTTTGCGAATATTGAATGAAAAGTCCCCATCCATAAATTATCAGCTTTTTTGCCTATAAGCTCTTTAATCCTGCTCTTCATTTCATTAGCAGCTTTATTTGTAAAGGTAAGAGCCAATATAGATTCTGGTGAAAAATTCTTCTTTAATAAATAAGCTATTTTATAGGTAAGAACTTTTGTTTTACCGGAACCTGCGCCTGCAACAATAATTTGAGGTCCCTCAATATATTCTACTGCTTCTAATTGAGCAGAATTTAAATCCTTAAATTGATGCATAACTCTTTCTATTTTTTGGAAAAACAGGTGCAAATATACAAAAAGTGACCTCTAATAGAAAGAAATGAAGCCTCTAAAAAAAAATTAAAATTAATTGATACCTCTGAAAAATTGTTGTAAGGGTTATTCATAACTGGTTTCGGAACCAAAATAATCAGTTTATTATATAATTCATCATTTTCAGTAAGAATGAAATTATCTGCTTTTTAATTTTTGAAATAAATTTAAGATTCTTTTATCCATTATTGTCAGTATCAAAACCTCGGGTAATTAACTAACATTCCAGTTGAAGATAAACTATCACCG is a window of Ignavibacterium sp. DNA encoding:
- a CDS encoding UvrD-helicase domain-containing protein codes for the protein MHQFKDLNSAQLEAVEYIEGPQIIVAGAGSGKTKVLTYKIAYLLKKNFSPESILALTFTNKAANEMKSRIKELIGKKADNLWMGTFHSIFAKILRTEAKHINYKSNFSIYDTIDSLSLVSNIMTDLNIDLDKFTPNSVRHRISFLKNYMITPEEYRKNQVKSFLEEKISEVFFEYQKRLVEFNAMDFDDLLLKPIELFNEKKSIHQKYKSRFEYLLVDEFQDTNKAQYELLKLLVSKNGLISVVGDDAQSIYSWRGANIGNMQDFRKDFPKFKLFKLEQNYRSTKMILKAADSVIKNNAEQVPKTLWTENEEGEPVMLLKCADEKDEASQIAKYIKQDASKKKISFKDFAILYRTNAQSRAMEDIFRKEKIPYTIIGGLEFYKRKEVKDVVAYLRVISNQNDEESLLRIMNFPQRGIGSTTIVRMIAFARKHNITLFQTMGRVFEVIDIKERIQKNVKQFKTLLDKYISLKDKLSVGELTRAMVDELALIRMFKEEGTQESLQRMENINQLLASLNEFSEVNTEAKLEEFLEEVSLIADVDNYKEDKNCVTLLTVHSAKGLEWPIVFVSGCEEEVFPIANKFLSDASVSEERRLFYVALTRAQKKAYITHARSRYRFGEVAYQSRSRFIDELDPKTYKELNGGFNRKANRKTKKEMYYEYFEKVDYESFDNDGTTLKIGSRVMHDKFGLGKVIDVTGAGDMTKATVHFEGNNVKQLMLKFAKLKVL